A stretch of the Notamacropus eugenii isolate mMacEug1 chromosome 2, mMacEug1.pri_v2, whole genome shotgun sequence genome encodes the following:
- the LOC140522154 gene encoding uncharacterized protein isoform X3 translates to MDQGEEPRKPPQSMRQKRSYKQAVSEPGEKWDHMDDEALSPCTKTAFPLCPGCKVRQEQYQHQEQEPKKLQKEQEKKAKEAKVVAAAAGASDRWLDETTHVQSAVCNSYEMTPQDPKGGPKTNPDNCGMDLNSDDSTDDEFQHGKPIPAWATVFRKS, encoded by the exons ATGGACCAAGGTGAGGAGCCCAGGAAGCCTCCTCAAAGCATGAG GCAGAAGAGGAGCTACAAGCAGGCTGTCAGTGAGCCGGGTGAGAAATGGGACCACATGGACGATGAGGCTCTCAGTCCTTGCACCAAGACAGCCTTCCCCCTCTGCCCTGGCTGCAAGGTAAGGCAG GAGCAATATCAGCACCAAGAGCAGGAGCCAAAGAAGCTGCAGAAGGAGCAGGAGAAGAAGGCCAAGGAGGCCAAGGTGGTGGCCGCCGCTGCTGGGGCCTCTGACAGATGGTTGGATGAGACCACGCACGTGCAG tcTGCGGTTTGCAACTCTTATGAAATGACCCCCCAGGACCCCAAGGGGGGGCCCAAGACCAACCCAGACAATTGTGGGATGGATCTGAATAGTGATGACTCCACAGATGATGAGTTCCAACACGGGAAGCCCATTCCTGCTTGGGCCACTG tttttaggAAATCatga
- the LOC140522154 gene encoding inner centromere protein-like isoform X1, protein MDQGEEPRKPPQSMRQKRSYKQAVSEPGEKWDHMDDEALSPCTKTAFPLCPGCKEQYQHQEQEPKKLQKEQEKKAKEAKVVAAAAGASDRWLDETTHVQSAVCNSYEMTPQDPKGGPKTNPDNCGMDLNSDDSTDDEFQHGKPIPAWATGSQLRQAIIHQYYLPPDTDQLFGTILSPDLEDIFKQSQPRYHTHTSSAFWDSPPLPES, encoded by the exons ATGGACCAAGGTGAGGAGCCCAGGAAGCCTCCTCAAAGCATGAG GCAGAAGAGGAGCTACAAGCAGGCTGTCAGTGAGCCGGGTGAGAAATGGGACCACATGGACGATGAGGCTCTCAGTCCTTGCACCAAGACAGCCTTCCCCCTCTGCCCTGGCTGCAAG GAGCAATATCAGCACCAAGAGCAGGAGCCAAAGAAGCTGCAGAAGGAGCAGGAGAAGAAGGCCAAGGAGGCCAAGGTGGTGGCCGCCGCTGCTGGGGCCTCTGACAGATGGTTGGATGAGACCACGCACGTGCAG tcTGCGGTTTGCAACTCTTATGAAATGACCCCCCAGGACCCCAAGGGGGGGCCCAAGACCAACCCAGACAATTGTGGGATGGATCTGAATAGTGATGACTCCACAGATGATGAGTTCCAACACGGGAAGCCCATTCCTGCTTGGGCCACTG GGTCCCAGCTCAGGCAGGCCATCATCCATCAGTACTACTTGCCTCCTGACACTGACCAGCTCTTTGGCACCATCCTTAGTCCGGACCTTGAGGACATATTCAAACAGAGTCAACCGCGTTACCACACTCATaccagttctgccttctgggattCCCCACCACTGCCAGAATCCTAG
- the LOC140522154 gene encoding uncharacterized protein isoform X2, giving the protein MDQGEEPRKPPQSMRQKRSYKQAVSEPGEKWDHMDDEALSPCTKTAFPLCPGCKVRQEQYQHQEQEPKKLQKEQEKKAKEAKVVAAAAGASDRWLDETTHVQSAVCNSYEMTPQDPKGGPKTNPDNCGMDLNSDDSTDDEFQHGKPIPAWATAVFRKS; this is encoded by the exons ATGGACCAAGGTGAGGAGCCCAGGAAGCCTCCTCAAAGCATGAG GCAGAAGAGGAGCTACAAGCAGGCTGTCAGTGAGCCGGGTGAGAAATGGGACCACATGGACGATGAGGCTCTCAGTCCTTGCACCAAGACAGCCTTCCCCCTCTGCCCTGGCTGCAAGGTAAGGCAG GAGCAATATCAGCACCAAGAGCAGGAGCCAAAGAAGCTGCAGAAGGAGCAGGAGAAGAAGGCCAAGGAGGCCAAGGTGGTGGCCGCCGCTGCTGGGGCCTCTGACAGATGGTTGGATGAGACCACGCACGTGCAG tcTGCGGTTTGCAACTCTTATGAAATGACCCCCCAGGACCCCAAGGGGGGGCCCAAGACCAACCCAGACAATTGTGGGATGGATCTGAATAGTGATGACTCCACAGATGATGAGTTCCAACACGGGAAGCCCATTCCTGCTTGGGCCACTG cagtttttaggAAATCatga